The Tamandua tetradactyla isolate mTamTet1 chromosome 6, mTamTet1.pri, whole genome shotgun sequence genome contains the following window.
CCCCCCATGCCCCTGCTCACACCTGCCACGCCTGGAGGCCTCCCACCTGCAGCTGCTGTGGCCGCTGCTGCCGCCACAGCCAAAATCACAGCTCAGGTGAGGGCTTGTTAAGGGCCGTGGGCAAACCTGCAGATCCCTTGCGCTTGGTTCTCAGTGTGGCCTTGGACCAAGTCACTTAGCATGGTGGTTTCTCGGGTTGTAGGAAGCAGTGGCTGGAGCGGCGGTGCTGGGCACCCTGGCCACACCGGGATTGGTGTCACCCGCACTGACTCTGGCTCAGCCCTTGGGGGCTCTGCCCCAGGCTGTCATGGCTGCTCAGGCCCCTGGGGTCATCACAGGTGAGTCTCAGTAGATGGAAGCCTCCAGCCCCAGGCAGGCTGGTCACGGCGGACTGGCTCTCTGCCCCTCCCTGGGAAGGGCCTGGAGGGGGAGTGACTGCTGGACCTGATTGGTTGTACTGCAGGTGTGACCCCAGCCCGCCCTCCCATTCCGGTCACCATCCCTTCTGTGGGGGTGGTAAACCCCATCCTTGCCAGCCCTCCAACACTGGGGCTGCTGGAGcccaagaaggagaaggaggaggaggaactgtTCCCTGAGTCGGAGCGACCGGAGATGTTGAGTGAACAGGAGCACATGAGCATCTCAGGCAGCAGTGCCCGGCATATGGTGATGCAGAAGCTGCTCCGCAAGCAGGAGGTGGGCACTGGGGGGCAGGGGATGGCGGGCAGGGCTGGGTGGCCCCGGGGAGGGCGTCTCGGCTGGCCACAGCTCCCAGctgtcctccctgccccccagtcCACAGTGATGGTGCTGCGCAATATGGTGGACCCCAAGGACATCGACGATGACCTGGAGGGGGAGGTGACAGAGGAGTGTGGCAAGTTTGGTGCTGTGAACCGCGTCATCATCTATCAGGAGAAGCAGGGCGAGGAGGAGGATGCGGAGATTATTGTCAAGATTTTTGTGGAATTTTCCATGGCTTCAGAGACTCACAAGGCCATCCAGGCCCTCAATGGGCGCTGGTTTGCTGGCCGCAAGGTGGTGGCTGAAGTGTACGACCAGGAGCGTTTTGACAACAGTGACCTCTCAGCGTGACCTTGGCTGTCCCAGACTTGCTCCTTGTACCCTCTGGGTTTTCCAGAATGACACAGTGGTATTCCTGGGGCCAGGTGCTGTGCCTAACCTGGCCTCCAGTGTGGATAAAAATGCAGAAGCTGCTAGCTGTGAACATTCCGTGTGTCTGACATTGGTCCTGTGTTTGTGGGTTCCCACAACCTAGTTTTGGGGACTGGAGCAGGGGGCTTTAGAGGCATCAGGACAAGGCCCTGGGCTCTTGGGCTGGTCTGCTGAGGATGAGGCGGTTGGCAGTAGGCTTGCTATCCGGGTTTCTAGAGTTGAGCTGCTGCAGAGGCAGGAGGCGGCAGTTGGGTGTGAGAACtgagaaagaagcagaagaatgtATTAACCgccaccacacacacatacacacacaccccccatCCAATGGCAGCAGGTACGTGGGGTTTCCCACGTTGAGAGACTCGGGCCTGCAGCCCTGGCTGTCGTGGCGAAGTTGGAGGGACGGTGGCTTGCTGTGCCCAGAGTACTTGGGTGCAGTCCAGCTGCCTCAACCATCGCAGTTACTTGCACTGGGAACCCAGGAGGCTGGGCTAAAATCCCTGCAGTCCTAAGGAATGACAGATCTGCCCGGCGAGTCGCGGTACCAGGCTCGGCAGACACGCAGGGCAAGACGGAAGTGGTCCAGGGACGTGGGCGGAGGGCCGACCTGAGATGAAGGCTGAGCGCTCCGCGCGCGGTTCGGCTGACCTCGGCTGCCCCTGCGCTGTGCCAGGGGGCGGGCCGCGTTTCCCGGCAGGCTGTGCGCGGGACTACTACGGGTCCTCGGGAGGGCGGCGTCGCGGGGTCTTGTGGGAACCGCAGTTCCCGGCGCGATGGAGCGGCGAGGGCGGGACTCGGCTTCCCGGCGGGCTGCGCGGCGGCCGGGCGGGTGTCGGCGGGGCAGTCCGGCGGGCAGCGACCGCGGTTCCGGCTGCGGCGGGctggcgggcgggcgggcgggagGCCCCGCGCACGAGCGGGCGGGCCGCATTCTCCGGGACCAGGCGGCCGGGCGGAATGCGCAGCCGCCGCCTCGGAATCTGAGCGCCACCGGCCCGCCCCCTCCGCACCTCGGGCGGCCCTTCCCTCGGCTCCGTCGGGCCGCCGATGCGGGCCGAGCCCCGCCCCCCGGCCCCGAGCCCGCCGCGCGCCGCGGTCTGAGCCGGCGCCCGGCCACACCATGCTCAAGTGCATCCCGCTGTGGCGCTGCAACCGGCACGTGGAGTCGGTGGACAAGCGGCACTGCTCACTGCAGGCCGTGCCGGAGGAGATCTACCGCTACAGCCGCAGCCTGGAGGAGCTGCTCCTGGACGCCAACCAGCTACGGGAGCTGCCCAAGGTGAGCCGCAGCACCTGCCGCCCGCGCGCCCGGCCGCCTCAGGCCAGCTCCGGGCTCCAGGAACGGCGGGGACTGTCCGGCCGCGGCCGCCTGCCGTTCCCCAGCTCTCAGCAGGCTCTGGCCCGGGTGGGGCACGCAGCCTTCGAGCCGGCCCTGCTGGTTCCTTCTGGCCAGAGTCCCACCCGGTCCAGCCCCACCCTCCCCGGCTAGGTCAGCTGGCACCAGGTAGCAGCGGTCATCAGGTGCCTGtctggttggggggggggggagtgtcgCTAAGCCCGAAGAAGAAGGCGCGGGCGAAACCCGTGGGGGCAGCCCATTCGCATCAGGGAGGCAGGTGAGCCCACGCTGATGCCCCGGGCAGCCCAGAGCTGGCCAGTACATACTGATTTGCTTGGCTTCTCTGGAAATAGGAAGTTTGGTGTCCTCctaagatttcttttcttttcctcggGTTGCGTGGAGCAGGGGATTCTCCTTTCGGTGCCCACCCTGACGCAGGTCTGTTCTCCATTCACCTCCTCCTGCCAAGGGTGCCTGGCCCTGCTGTTGCTCTTTCCGGTTGGTTTGCTTTCCTCTTAACGCCACTCCGGAGAGGAGGCTGAAGGAAACAGGTTGTAAAAGGATTTCCTTTGCGGAGACTGGGTGCTGAGCGGCCTGCTGCCTGGGGCTGCTGCTTGTTGCTGAGGGCGTGGCTCCAGTCTGGGGGCTGAATCTGCCAGCCCTGCCTCTCTGGTCTCCTGCAGGTCCCACTGTGCTGCCCCACAGCCTGCACCACTGTTTTTGTCACATTTTTGCCTGGTGACCGCTTATCAAGACCTGATAGACCTGCCTCAGGCAGGTTGCTGGGGAACAGTAGAAAGCCTGTGGGCCCCCTGGAGGGACCAAGGGGATTTTGGGTGTAGGTCACTTCCCTAGGTTAAACTTGGGACAGGGAGTTTAGTAAGGAAGTAACTTGTGAGTAAAGACCAAGGCCAGCCCGTGGCCCGATGGTGGCCATGGTTGGGGTGAGGTGTGTGGCAGGGTGCATGGGCCCGCTGTCCTGCCCTTGCTGCAGTGGGGGCTCCTGTGGGGCCCTGAGGAAGCAGAGGTGACCCAGGACCCTCAAAGCCGTGTGTCCGGGAACTTGTCCACCCTGGGGCGGGCCTCTACTGACCGCATCACTCCTACAGCCCTTCTTCCGACTGCTGAACCTGCGCAAGCTGGGCTTGAGCGACAACGAAATTCAGCGGCTGCCCCCTGAGGTGGCCAACTTCATGCAGCTGGTGGAGCTGGACGTGTCCCGGAATGGTGCGGACCTGGGGACGCAGTGGGTGCAGCAGGGCTGGAGAGCCCTGGGAGGCTGTCCGCCCCTCCATGCTCCTTTTTCTGTCACAGACATCCCGGAGATCCCCGAAAGCATCAAGTTCTGCAGGGCCCTGGAGGTTGCAGACTTTAGCGGGAACCCCCTCTCCAGGTGGGCCCAAGCTGGTGGTGGGTGGGCAGCTAGGTACGGGGTCACGCAGCCCCGGCCTGGGTATCTGAGGTAGCAGTCCCCCTGCAGGCTCCCTGATGGCTTCACCCAGCTGCGTAGCCTGGCCCACCTGGCTCTGAATGACGTGTCCCTGCAGACGTTGCCAGGGGATGTGGGCAAGTAAGTGTCCCCAGGCCGGGTGGGAGTCCCAGGCTGGGAGGGTTCTGCCAGTCCGCATACCCTTCCTCTTGCCCGGCCTCTTCCCCACCTCTCTTTCAGCCTCGCCAACTTGGTGACCTTGGAGCTCCGGGAGAATCTGCTCAAGTCCCTGCCCTCGTGAGTGTCCTTCCACCCACCGGCAGAGGTGGGGCAGCaccctgggggctcagcctgcagCCACACCAGGCCAACCCACACCCTGCTTTCTCCACAGTTCCCTGTCTTTCCTGGTCAAGCTGGAACAGCTGGATCTTGGAGGAAATGATCTGGAAGTGCTGGTGCGGCAGAGGGGGTGTGCCGGGGGGCTGAATGGAACCGGGCAGGGTGGGGGGTTCCTTGTCCGTGTCACACCCATGCCCACCTGCCTCTGCAGCCTGACACCCTGGGGGCTCTGCCCAATCTACGTGAACTGTGGCTAGACCGGAATCAGCTTTCAGCGCTGCCCCCGGTGAGTGAGTGTGAGTGAGTATGGGCAAGTGTGAGCAAGTGTGGGCGAGTGGGCAAGAGTGTGGGTTCCTGCCTGGTGCCCTCTGTCTCTGCCCTTCCCCCTTGGATCTTCTGCCTTCCCTTCCCCCCACCACGCTCTCCAACCCGGTGCCCCACCCCCAGGAGCTAGGGAATCTGCGACGCCTCGTGTGCCTAGACGTGTCAGAGAACCGGCTGGAGGAGCTGCCTGCAGAGCTGGGCGGGCTGGTGCTGCTCACAGACCTGCTGCTATCCCAGAACTCGCTGCAGCGGCTACCAGATGGCATTGGTCAGTACGGCTGGGCCCCAGGAGGGAAGCCAGGGTCCCTGACGACGAGGAGGGGAGGAGTTCCGAGAGGAGGGCTGAGACCCAGGGGGACGGGAGGTGGTAGTGGCGTGTTGCCTTTGAGGAGCTGAGGGGGCCCGGTGGCAGGCAGGAGAGGGGAGCCCAGGATGGGCAGGGCATGGTTAGCGGTCTGCCACGTGGGGAAATCGCCTCGGCTGCAGTGTGCAGGGGAAGTTGGAGGGATGCAAGTGGATTTGGAGACATTGGGTTCTCGAGTTCTCCAGGCGAGGGGTAACAATCGGAGGGGGCGGGGCTCAAGATCAGAATGGGTTACTGCTCCGAGGACCATGTGCTTGTCCGTGCTGTGTGCACCCGGCCCTGCACCCGCTCAGCTTGTGCGTATCTTCCCCTTGCCAGGCCAGCTGAAACAGCTCTCCATCCTGAAAGTGGACCAGAACGGCCTGCAGGAGGTGACCGAGGCCATTGGGGATTGCGAGAACTTGTCCGAGCTGATCCTGACTGAGAACCTGCTGACAGTATGGCTGCCCGGGGGTGCCCGGTGGGGGGCTGCCAGCTGGCATAGGAGGTGGCGAGAACCAGGTGGACTCGGGTTCCTGGGTGCTGCTCGAGTGAGGGTGGATGTGCCAGGAGGCAGTGGGAGTTTGGACACTTGGCAGTGCTGCGGGCACATAGGTGTGTGCTCTCGGGTATGCGTAAGCACCCACGTGTTGGTGGTAACGTGTACGTAAGGTGTGTGTTGCTGGTGGTAATAGCATGTAAATGTGTGTTGGCAGTGGCTTGCATGTGTAAGTGTGTTTAGGCTGTGTGTGTAAGCGTGTATCGGCGGTGATGTGCATACTTGGGCATGCGTCAATAGCTGCATGTGTTGGTAACGGCACGTGCCAGCAATGGCATGGACGTGCCGGGGGAGCTCTTAGGGGTATACAGAGGCTTGGCCCTCCAATCAAAATGTGGAGTTGGAGCAGGAGGTGCCCAGCCTGGACAAGGCCATGGTTGGTTGGTCAGAGGGTCTGAGGCATGCGGCCCTTGTATGTTGGGGTGAGGAACTTCGGTTTCTTAGCCATATAACATGGCATGGGAAAAGGTGAGAGGCAAGGCAGGGATAGAAACAGGTCTGTGTTCGGTGAGAGCAGCTTGGAGGGGCTGAGGGTCCCTTTCAGAAGCTGGCCATATGCTGTGGGGAGAACAGAGGCAGTGGGGATAGGGTAGAGAACTGGGCGAGGTGGTCCCAGGGGTGCATTGAAGGGGACATCTGACCCCAGGCTGGGGAAGACTCATCTGCAGGGCAGGGGCCTGTGGGCGGGGCCAATGGGACAACCGGAGGGGCTGCAGAGCCCGGACAGGGGGCGTTCCAGGCAGCCCCTGTGGCCCTGGGGCTTGGTAGTGCTGTGGAGACTGGGTTGGACAGGGCCTGAGCCAGCTGGAGTGCTGGGGTGGGCACCAGTTGAGCCGGCATGGCCTTGAGTCAGAGAGTACCTCCAGGGAGGGGCCGCAGGGGCTCTGGACCCCTGCAGGGCTCAGATGTGCCTAGCAGTATGTCTGGGTGACAGGGATGACAAGTCAATGGCAGTGTGCAGAGGGGTCTGTAGGAGGGGGTGAGAGCTGGTCCCACATCCAAATTCTCAAGGGTCCTTAGGCCCCGGCTAGAACCAAACTGCGTTTCTGCCACCCTCCCTGCCCTGGGGGGCTGCCACCTCCTTCCTCCTGCCCCTGGGACTTCTACTGAGCCCGGCACCCCACTCTTGGCCAGGCGCTGCCCCACTCCCTAGGAAAGCTGACCAAGCTGACCAACCTCAACGTGGACCGTAACCGCCTAGAGGCGTTGCCTCCCGAGATCGGCGGCTGCACGGCGCTCAGCGTGCTCTCCCTGCGGGATAACCGCCTGGCCGCCCTGCCGCCCGAGCTCGCCCACACGGCTGAACTACACGTGCTGGATGTGGCCGGGAACCGGTGAGCCCACTCCCTGATGGCCATCCCTCTGGGTCCCTGCTGACCGAGCCCCGTCCTCCTGTTCATCAGGGTCCCCGGCCCACATGGCCACGCCTGCTGACCAAGCCCCTCTGCCCAGGCTGCAGAGTCTGCCATTTGCGCTCACACACCTCAACCTCAAGGCCCTATGGCTTGCTGAAAATCAGGCCCAGCCCATGCTCCGCTTCCAGACGGAGGACGATGCCCAGACGGGCGAGAAGGTGCTCACATGCTACCTGCTGCCCCAGCAACTTCCACCCAGCCTCGGTAGGTGCTGGCGCTGTCGGCTCGGGCCTGGGCACAGCCAGGGGCTGGCCAAGAGCCTGATGTATGCCTCCCGCAGAGGACCTGGATGAGCCAAGCAGCCCCTCCGAGAGCTGGGGTGACACCCCCCCGAACCGCGTCAGTGTCATCCAATTCCTGGAGGCCCCCGGAGGGGATGAGGATGCTGCTGAGGCTGCTGCTGAGAAGCGGGTATGGGGGGATGGGGACACAGGGGGGCGTGCTTCCACCCAGCCCCTACCCCCTTCACCATCATCCCCTTCTCCTGCAGGGCCTGCAGCGCCGGGCCACACCCCACCCCAGTGAGCTCAAGGTGATGAGGAGAGGCATGGAGGAGCGCCGCAGCGAGGCCGCCGCCTCCAGGCCGGGTTCCAGGCCCCCCTTGCCTGCTGCAGAGGTGCCTAGGGATGCCGCAGGGGCGGGGAGAGGAGAGAGCTTGGCGAGAACGAGTGTGGGTGTGCAAGCGGGAAGGGGATGCGGCTTCTGGGGCGTTGGGAAAATGGCCACCAGTGCCTTCACGCAGGGCGGGAGCCGTAGGAAACGGGGCTGGGAAGTGATCGTTGAGGCCTGGGGTAGGGAGTTCACTGGCCACGAAACACCTGCGGGGGTCCTTCCTACCTGACGCAGTGCCCCGTGCAGGAGGAGAGACTGAGCACCGGTTCTGGGCTGAGCGAGGACTCACGGCCATCAGCCAGCACGGTCTCCGAGGCAGAGCCCGAGGGCCCTCCTACAGGGGCAGAGGAGCTGGGTCAGGAGGAAGCTGCCCCAGCCAGTGCCGAGGAGGATGCAGAGGAGGACTACGGGGAGGTGAGCGCAGGCAGGGCCGGGGGGCTGGCAACTGGCCACAGAGCAGTGGCCACCATCGGTCTGGGTGGTGGATGTGTGGGCAGGCTCCCCCTCAGCTTGGCATAGGGGTCACTTACCCCCACATACGGCTCGGTCTCCACCTCAGCCCTCACCCTGACCCTGTGTCCCTGGGCCCCATGTGGCCACAGTCCCTTCCCACCTGGCAGTGCCTCAGTTTCAGGCTGCTTGGAGCATGGGCCAGACCTGTACCCTGAGGACTGGGGCCCCAGGCCCACGTGGCCTGTTCTCCCAGCACCTCTAAGAGGATCTTCCAGACCCACACTTGGGTGCCTCTCACAGAGTCCGCCGTCTCGTAGCTCTGCCCAGGGCAGCAGGAAGCCCGGAAGCATCTGGCCTGGCCCCACCTGGCTTGGCAGGGCCTTCTTGGGTCTGTGTGAACACCCCAGCCTCAGAGCACCGTGGCCTCTGGTCTGCAGAGCCCGTGTGCTTCGCGGGGGGCAGCcggggcagggggcaggcagCCCCGGCCCTACCTCTCACAGTCCTGTGCGCAGCCCACAGTCCACTTTGCGGAGGACACGCTGCTGCCGAAGGAGGACGGCGAGGACAAGGAGCAAGCGGAGGCCCCGTGGCCGCTGCCGGGCGGGAGACAGCGGCTCATCCGCAAGGACACGCCACACTACAAGAAGCATTTCAAGATCGCCAAGCTGCCCCAGCCCGAGGCAGTAGTGGCCCTGCTGCAGGGGAGGCCGCCAGATGCGGAGAGCTCAGCAGGCCCTGGGGGCTGGCACAACGGCCCCCATCTGCCCTGGGCCATGCCGGCCGAGGACAGGGccgaggaggaggaagaagaggaagaagctgAGGAGGAGGCCGAGGAGGAAGCTGAGGAGGGAGACAAGGGGGATGCTGGGGCCCCTGTGCCATCTGTGAAGGTGGGTGTCTCCACATAGTCCCTGCACAGCCAGGCTCCCATGGCCTGGGGCCTGCGCATCTCTCCCGGCCCCGCTACCCTCTAGCCCCGGCCAGGTTGCAGTCCCACAGCCAAGCTGCTTGGCCGGCCGCTCCCTGCTCCAGAGGGTTCAGGCATCTGCGCCTTCCCCAGCCCTGTTGGCGTGCCCGCACCAGGACACTTGGTGTCCGACTTGCCGGGTGCTGGGTCTGGGCAGGTCTCCTCTCCTGCAGAGCTGCTATGAGCCCTCCCCACAGGTCCGGGGCCCTTCCTGCTGCCCTAAGTGCAGGCCTGGCTGTCCCTTCCCGGGAACTGGGCTCCCATCTGCTCGCTGGGAACCTCAGGAGCAGAGAAGCCAGGGACCCTTCCCACCCTGAGTGGGGCTTGCAAGGATGCCATGACACCTAAGGGAGCCTGCCGGGCCTCTTAGAAAACCATGCCCCCAGTGGCCCAAGCCAGAATTAGTCAGGACCCTGGCCAGCCCCTGCCCCAAGTCCCCTTGGACTCTGCTATGCCCCAACCCCCCGGGCTCTGCAGCGACACTCACACATCCAGACCAGAGGCATCTGCTGTGGGGGTGCCACACCCTGGGCCTGGGCAGGCGCTGTGGGCTGCAGAGCTTGGTGTTGCCTTCTTCTCTCTTCACTGTCTCGCGGCTGGGCTGGGCAGCAGGCAGTGGTGGCAGTCTCGGGCGGTGGCTAACCTGCATGCCCGCTGCTCCCATCCCGACAGGGGGTGTCCTTCGACCAGGCCAATAACCTGCTGATAGAGCCCGCACgtgtggaggaggaggaggtctGTACTGCCTGCCATTGGTGCGCTCTGCCCGGGGCCCGGGACTGCTGCGGGTCTTGCTTCCCAGCTGTTGGCTCTCGCATCTCTCACTTCTCCCTCCGGCTGGCGCCCGACCCCCTCCTGGGAGGGGAGCTGGGTTCCTGGGGCCTGCATGGACAGGTGGACAGGCACCCAGCCTCGGCTCTGGGCCAGCCAGTCCCCGTGGGTGTGTGGAGGTGCTGCTGGCCCCAGCAGGGGTTGTCTGCATCTCCCTGTGCACACAAGTGGCAGCCTCCAGCTTTCCATCCTGAGAGGCAGCAAGCCCTTCTTAGGCCATGCCCCTCAAGCCCCAGAGCACCATTTCCAGGGCGGCAGTGCTCATTGCAGGTGTGGCTGTGGGACAAAATCCCACAGCAGGTCCCTTCCAGCCCCAGACCCCTCACGCCTGATTCCGTTCCCAGCTCACGCTCACCATTGTGCGGCAGACAGGAGGCCTGGGCATCAGCATCGCAGGAGGCAAGGGCTCCACCCCCTACAAGGGGGACGATGAGGTGAGGCCCAGCCCTGGGGCCACCCCACTCCCCCCCATCTCCACGTGCTTCACCCCAGCTTTGCTTCCTTTCCTCACTGCTGCGGTTCCCTGCACCTTCATCTGCTTTTCCGCTAGGTGGTAACTTCCGAGCTTACGGTGTTTTTCTGGAGGCTTTCCTTGCACGTGGGGCCTGCTCGGTGTTGGCTGTGAAGGCCGTGGGGACGCCTCCCCTCACAGGGACGGCCGGAAGCGCTGAGCCAACCCACACCTGGACTGGGTTTTTGCCAGACTTTGGCGTCTTTGGCCGCTTTAAGCACACCGGCATCTAAGCTCCTTCCCAGCAGCTTCGCCTTTACTTTCCTGACCGGCTGGGGGTCAGCTGTGGGGTCCCGAGTGCTCTGACCCTCCAAGTCGCAGTCCTCCCTGCCTCCCGTCCTTGTCGGTGTCTTTCAAGCCTCTGCAGAGTGGCTGGGGCCGAGGCCTGGCTAGGGGCAGGGTCTCTCTCCGCCAAGAGGCAAGGGGTCACGCAGCGGCCACGGGCTCCCCCGAAGAGTCCACCCACCGGGAGAGAGCAGGACAGAGGGGCCACACCCTCACAGCCACTGACTGTCGTCTGTCTTTCAGGGCGTCTTCATTTCACGAGTGTCCGAGGAGGGTCCTGCGGCCCGTGCCGGAGTCCGGGTGGGCGACAAGCTCCTGGAGGTGAGTTTCCCTCGCCAGGTGCGAGTGGAGGCCACACCCTCTGGGGGGCCACGTGGCTCTGGCTGTGGGCTTGCCTCCCTCTATCCCCTGTTCCTAGTTTGTGATATGGGCCCCCAAGGTGTTTTCTGCTCCCTTcaccccagcccctctcctctgCACATCCCTAGGGTATACTCCAGGTTTCCTGGCACAAAGAGGGTGCCTGCATTGTCTGCACCAGGAGGAGGCGCTGGGGCTGGCCTGAAAACAGTCCTGGGTGGGCCTCAGGGAGTGCACCAGGAGCCTGGAGGCCCTCCTGGGTGGGGTTGGAGGGATGTGCATCCTACCcatgggtggggctgggggcaggccCTGGTGCCCAAGTGCCCACCGAGCATCTGAGCATGGTGGAGGATTGTAAGGACAGAGCACGAGCCCTGAGCCCCAGGCAGTCACTCTCCAGAGGGCTTCCTGCCTGTGGCCCAGGCCCCTGGAGGAGGGGGGAGGTGAGCTGGAGACCTAGACCCAGGCAGCTCTGGGGCTGTGGGTAATGCAGTGTGTGGGGCCAGAGGATCGTGGGGGTGGAGACAGGGGCTGTGGCTGCAGGAGGCCACTGCAGCCAGGCCCCCGCCTTGCTGCTCATCCCAGCCCTTTCTCAGCAGTGCCTGTTTCTGGCGAGGTTAGGAAAGCAGAGGGGTGGGTGGGCGGGGAACTCCCAGCCGGGTGTTCCCATGGCTGCCGTCAGTTCGGGgttgggggggcagggggcaggctcGCACCTGATGCCCCGGCACCGCGCCCGCAGGTGAACGGTGTGGCCTTGCAGAGCGCGGAGCACCACGAGGCGGTGGAGGCGCTGCGGGGGGCGGGCGCTGCCGTGCGCATGCGGGTGTGGCGGGAGCGCATGGTGGAGCCGGAGAACGCTGTGACAGTGACGGCCCTGCGGCCGGAGGATGACTACAGCCCCCGGGAGCGGCGAGCAGGCGGCCTGCGCCTGCCCCTGACGCCCCCCGAGGCCCCTGGGCCCGCGCCGCCGCGCCAGCGCCACACTGCCTGCCTGGTGCGCAGCGAGAAGGGCCTTGGCTTCAGCATCGCGGGCGGCAGGGGCTCCACGCCATACCGGGCCGGCGACGGGGTGAGGCAGGCACACGTGCGGCCGGGGAGGGGGGGCCACCGGGAGTGGTGCGGCCAACCTGGGCCCAGGACCTCACctgaacccccacccccagcagagcATTTTCATCTCCCGGATTGCCGAGGGGGGTGCGGCACACCGGGCGGGGACCCTGCAGGTCGGCGACCGCGTCCTCTCGGTGAGTGGGGCAGGCCGGGGGCCAGGCCTGGTGGGCCCCTCAGCCTCCCTGACTCGGGCACCCGTCTTGCAG
Protein-coding sequences here:
- the SCRIB gene encoding protein scribble homolog isoform X5; its protein translation is MLKCIPLWRCNRHVESVDKRHCSLQAVPEEIYRYSRSLEELLLDANQLRELPKPFFRLLNLRKLGLSDNEIQRLPPEVANFMQLVELDVSRNDIPEIPESIKFCRALEVADFSGNPLSRLPDGFTQLRSLAHLALNDVSLQTLPGDVGNLANLVTLELRENLLKSLPSSLSFLVKLEQLDLGGNDLEVLPDTLGALPNLRELWLDRNQLSALPPELGNLRRLVCLDVSENRLEELPAELGGLVLLTDLLLSQNSLQRLPDGIGQLKQLSILKVDQNGLQEVTEAIGDCENLSELILTENLLTALPHSLGKLTKLTNLNVDRNRLEALPPEIGGCTALSVLSLRDNRLAALPPELAHTAELHVLDVAGNRLQSLPFALTHLNLKALWLAENQAQPMLRFQTEDDAQTGEKVLTCYLLPQQLPPSLEDLDEPSSPSESWGDTPPNRVSVIQFLEAPGGDEDAAEAAAEKRGLQRRATPHPSELKVMRRGMEERRSEAAASRPGSRPPLPAAEEERLSTGSGLSEDSRPSASTVSEAEPEGPPTGAEELGQEEAAPASAEEDAEEDYGEPTVHFAEDTLLPKEDGEDKEQAEAPWPLPGGRQRLIRKDTPHYKKHFKIAKLPQPEAVVALLQGRPPDAESSAGPGGWHNGPHLPWAMPAEDRAEEEEEEEEAEEEAEEEAEEGDKGDAGAPVPSVKLTLTIVRQTGGLGISIAGGKGSTPYKGDDEGVFISRVSEEGPAARAGVRVGDKLLEVNGVALQSAEHHEAVEALRGAGAAVRMRVWRERMVEPENAVTVTALRPEDDYSPRERRAGGLRLPLTPPEAPGPAPPRQRHTACLVRSEKGLGFSIAGGRGSTPYRAGDGQSIFISRIAEGGAAHRAGTLQVGDRVLSINGVDVTEARHDHAVALLTAASPTIALLLEREAGAPLAPSPPPPSPPPSATTAPVPTAPTGEPGLPRLSPSLLAAALEGPYPVEEIRLPRAGGPLGLSIVGGSDHSSHPFGVQEPGVFISKVLPRGLAARSGLRVGDRLLAVNGQDVREAAHQEAVSALLRPCLELSLLVRRDPPPPGMRELCIQKAPGEKLGISIRGGAKGHAGNPCDPTDEGIFISKVSPTGAAGRDGRLRVGLRLLEVNQQSLLGLTHGEAVQLLRAVGDTLTVLVCDGFDSSASDALEVSPGVIANPFAAGIGLRNSLESVSSIDRELCSEGPGKEREPVGQTPPWGPEARDAAVLTGATSAKTTGVPCSPGGSQTKPGVIQPWAQAWPWGSPTLRGRGGPLPLPSPPSPDELPANVKQAYRTFAAVPTPHPPEDALAQPPSPAAPPEQLSFRERQKYFELEVRLPPVEGPPKRVSLVGADDLRKMQEEEARKLQQKRAQRLQEEAAARSQPGPFPDPADEQEDEEPSWASPGLAGGPSPASSPPSGGGAPVRTAKAERRHQERLRVQSPELPAPTRALSPAERRALEAEKRALWRAARMKSLEQDALRAQMVLSKSQEGRAKRGPLERLAEAPSPAPTPSPTPLEDLGQQPRASPGRMPWSGKKFDYRVFAALPSSRPVCDLQSPDFAEELRSLETSPSPGPQEEDGEVALVLLGRPSPGAGGPEDVTLCSSRRPMRPGRRGLGPVPS
- the SCRIB gene encoding protein scribble homolog isoform X7, producing MLKCIPLWRCNRHVESVDKRHCSLQAVPEEIYRYSRSLEELLLDANQLRELPKPFFRLLNLRKLGLSDNEIQRLPPEVANFMQLVELDVSRNDIPEIPESIKFCRALEVADFSGNPLSRLPDGFTQLRSLAHLALNDVSLQTLPGDVGNLANLVTLELRENLLKSLPSSLSFLVKLEQLDLGGNDLEVLPDTLGALPNLRELWLDRNQLSALPPELGNLRRLVCLDVSENRLEELPAELGGLVLLTDLLLSQNSLQRLPDGIGQLKQLSILKVDQNGLQEVTEAIGDCENLSELILTENLLTALPHSLGKLTKLTNLNVDRNRLEALPPEIGGCTALSVLSLRDNRLAALPPELAHTAELHVLDVAGNRLQSLPFALTHLNLKALWLAENQAQPMLRFQTEDDAQTGEKVLTCYLLPQQLPPSLEDLDEPSSPSESWGDTPPNRVSVIQFLEAPGGDEDAAEAAAEKRGLQRRATPHPSELKVMRRGMEERRSEAAASRPGSRPPLPAAEEERLSTGSGLSEDSRPSASTVSEAEPEGPPTGAEELGQEEAAPASAEEDAEEDYGEPTVHFAEDTLLPKEDGEDKEQAEAPWPLPGGRQRLIRKDTPHYKKHFKIAKLPQPEAVVALLQGRPPDAESSAGPGGWHNGPHLPWAMPAEDRAEEEEEEEEAEEEAEEEAEEGDKGDAGAPVPSVKGVSFDQANNLLIEPARVEEEELTLTIVRQTGGLGISIAGGKGSTPYKGDDEGVFISRVSEEGPAARAGVRVGDKLLEVNGVALQSAEHHEAVEALRGAGAAVRMRVWRERMVEPENAVTVTALRPEDDYSPRERRAGGLRLPLTPPEAPGPAPPRQRHTACLVRSEKGLGFSIAGGRGSTPYRAGDGQSIFISRIAEGGAAHRAGTLQVGDRVLSINGVDVTEARHDHAVALLTAASPTIALLLEREAGAPLAPSPPPPSPPPSATTAPVPTAPTGEPGLPRLSPSLLAAALEGPYPVEEIRLPRAGGPLGLSIVGGSDHSSHPFGVQEPGVFISKVLPRGLAARSGLRVGDRLLAVNGQDVREAAHQEAVSALLRPCLELSLLVRRDPPPPGMRELCIQKAPGEKLGISIRGGAKGHAGNPCDPTDEGIFISKVSPTGAAGRDGRLRVGLRLLEVNQQSLLGLTHGEAVQLLRAVGDTLTVLVCDGFDSSASDALEVSPGVIANPFAAGIGLRNSLESVSSIDRELCSEGPGKEREPVGQTPPWGPEARDAAVLTGATSAKTTGVPCSPGGSQLPSPPSPDELPANVKQAYRTFAAVPTPHPPEDALAQPPSPAAPPEQLSFRERQKYFELEVRLPPVEGPPKRVSLVGADDLRKMQEEEARKLQQKRAQRLQEEAAARSQPGPFPDPADEQEDEEPSWASPGLAGGPSPASSPPSGGGAPVRTAKAERRHQERLRVQSPELPAPTRALSPAERRALEAEKRALWRAARMKSLEQDALRAQMVLSKSQEGRAKRGPLERLAEAPSPAPTPSPTPLEDLGQQPRASPGRMPWSGKKFDYRVFAALPSSRPVCDLQSPDFAEELRSLETSPSPGPQEEDGEVALVLLGRPSPGAGGPEDVTLCSSRRPMRPGRRGLGPVPS